Genomic DNA from Hyphomicrobiales bacterium:
CCGCCGTGATGGCGGGCGCCTGTTGTCTTGCCGTCGAGTGCGACACGACGCGAATCGATTTCCGCCTGCGTACCCGCTATCTGGACGAACGCGCCGAGACGCTCGACGAGGCGCTCGAGAAGATCGCCCGCTGGACGGCTGCCGGGGAGGCGAAATCCGTCGGGCTCCTCGGAAACGCCGCGGATATATTTCCGGAACTGGTCGCGCGCGGTGTGCGACCCGACATCGTCACGGATCAGACCTCCGCGCACGATCCCGTCAACGGCTATCTCCCGAAGGGCTGGAGCGTCGCCGAATGGCGAGCCAGGCGCGAGAGCGATCCGAAGTCCGTCGAGAAGGCTGCCCGGGCGTCAATGAAGGAACACGTCGCGGCGATGGTGGAATTCTGGGATCGCGGCGTTCCGACACTCGATTACGGCAACAATATCCGTCAAGTGGCAAAGGACGAGGGCCTCGAGAACGCATTCGCGTTTCCGGGATTCGTGCCGGCCTACATCCGTCCGCTGTTCTGCCGGGGGATCGGCCCCTTCCGCTGGTGCGCGCTATCGGGTGACCCCGAGGACATCTATCGCACGGACGCCAAGGTCAAGGAGATGATCCCCGACGACGCCCACCTCCACAAGTGGCTGGACATGGCGCGCGAGCGGATTTCGTTCCAGGGGCTGCCGGCGCGGATCTGCTGGGTAGGTCTCGGCCAGCGCCACCGCCTCGGCCTCGCCTTTAACGAGATGGTGCGCAACGGCGAGCTGTCCGCGCCTGTGGTCATCGGTCGTGACCACCTCGATTCCGGCTCGGTCGCATCGCCCAACCGGGAGACGGAGGCGATGCGGGACGGTTCCGACGCGGTCTCGGACTGGCCGCTGCTCAACGCCCTCCTCAATTGCGCATCGGGTGCGACCTGGGTTTCCCTCCATCACGGCGGCGGCGTCGGCATGGGCTTTTCCCAGCACGCGGGCATGGTCATCGTCTGCGACGGCACTGAGGCGGCGGACCGGCGGCTCGAGCGGGTCCTCTGGAACGATCCGGCGAGCGGTGTCATGCGTCATGCCGATGCCGGCTACGAGATCGCGATCGATTGCGCGCGCGAGCACGGGTTGCGCCTGCCGAGCATCCTGGGGAGCTGAGCCATGCATTATGCTCCGGGACGCGAGGCATGCCCGCTGGCGTTCTCGCCCTTCAAGAGCTGCACGGTGCCGCGCCCGATCGGCTGGCTCTCCTCCGTCGGGCGCGACGGCATCGCCAACCTGGCACCCTACAGCCAATGGCAGAACCTCACCTTCGATCCGCCGATGGTGATGTTCGCCGCGAACCAGTATCCGGACGGGAGGCGCAAGGATACCGTCGTCAACGCCGAGGAAACCGGCTGGTTCGTCTGGAACATGGCGACCTGGGCGTTGCGCGAGGCGGTGAACATTTCCGCCATGGCGCTGGCGCCCGATGTGGACGAATTCGAACGCGCGGGAGTGACGAAGGCACCGGCCGTCGATGCGCCCTGCCCGATGGTCGCCGAAAGCCCCTGCCACTTCGAATGCCGCTATCTTTCGACGCATCGGCTCGCGGGCGAGAGCGCGGCAGGCTGGGTGGATGTGGTCTTTGCGCGCGTCGAGCGCATCCATGTCGACGACGGGTATGTTCGCCCGGACGGAAAGCTCGATATCGCTAGGCTGAAGCCGATCGCGCGAATGGGCTACTATGACTATGCCTGCATCTCCGAGACGTTCGAGATGCGCATTCCCGGTGCCTCCGGGATCGAACTCGACGGGCTCGAGGGGAAATCCTGAAACCGCCAAAGAAGGGAGCGAAATAATGAAGCGTAGAGAATTCCTGAAGGTGGCCGCGGCCGGTGCGGCGGCAACGGCGACCGGCACTCTGGCCGCGCCGGCGATCGCGCAGGACAAGCGGCAGTGGAAGATGGTCACCGCCTGGCCGAAGAACCTGCCCGGGCCGGGGGTCGCAGCGCAGATGCTGGCCGACCGGATCACAGCGCTTTCGGGTGGTCGGATCGAGGTCAAGCTGTTCGCGGCCGGAGAACTCGTTCCGGGGCCCGGTGTCTTCGATGCCGTCTCGGAAGGTACGGCCGAACTCTATCATGCCGTTCCGGCCTATTGGGGATCGAAATCCAAGGGTATCCTGCTGTTCGGTTCCCAACCCTTCGGCCTTCGCGCCGACGAGCAGTTCGGCTGGCTGGCGCACGGTGGCGGGCAGGAGCTCTACGACGAAATGTATGCGCGCTTCGGCCTGAAGCCGTTCCTCTGTGGCAATTCCGGTCCCCAGTGGGCCGGCTGGTTCCGCAAGGAAATCAATTCAATCGACGACCTCAAGGGCCTCAAGTTCCGCACCACCGGACTCGCCTCCGAAATGTGCGCGCGCATCGGAATGGCGGTGCAGGCGATGGGCGGACGCGACATGTTCCAGGCGATGCAGTCGGGCGCGCTCGATGCCGGCGAGTTCATCGGACCCTGGTCGGACAGCGCGCTCGGCTTCCACCAGATCGCCAAGAACTACTACTGGCCGGGTGTCGGAGAGCCCTCGTCGGCGGAGGAGTGCGCCGTCAACGTCAAGGCCTACGAGGGGCTGCCGGACGATCTCAAGGCCGCCGTGCGGCTGGCGTGTGAAAGCCTCTACAACCCGGTGTGGACGGAATATACGACAAAGCACGCGCTGGCACTGCAAAAGCTCGTTGCCGAGCAGGGCGTCGTCGTCAAGAAGCTTCCCGACGATGTGGTCGTCGCGCTCGGCAACGCGGCCGGGGAGGTGATCGCGGGCCTCAGGCAGGACAGCGACGAACTGGTGCGGCGGATCGTCGAGAGCTTCCTTGCCTACCGCACGTCGGTGGCGGGCTACATGACCTACGCCGACAACGGGCAGATGAATGCGCGCGCCCTCAACTACAAGTACTGAGGACGCTTGAACGTGGGGGTCGCCGTTGCCCGCGCGGCGGCGGCCCCTGACGCAGGAACTGGCGCAGAAGCCGGCACGGAAACCGGCGCCGGTCGTCGGTCGGGAGGGGGGAATGGAGCGCATCGCCGACTGGCTCGACTGCGTCAACAGGACGATCGGGGGGATCGTGTGCTGGGCGGCGCTCCTCATGGTGCTGTTGCAGTTTTCGATCGTGTTGCTGCGCTATGTGTTCGGGTTGAGCGCGATCTGGCTGAACGAGTCCGTTCTCTACCTCCACGGGGCGCTCTTCATGCTGGGTGCCGGATATACTCTCCTCGTCAACGAGCACGTCCGGGTCGACATCTTCTATGCCAAGGCATCACGCACGCGAAAGGCGGCGATCGATGTGGCGGGCCATCTCCTGCTGCTTCTGCCGTCCATGGCGATGCTGCTCGCCTGGACGTGGCCATCCGTGCGCAACTCCTGGTCGATCCTCGAGGGCCCGATCTCGGTCGGCGGCATTCCCGCATCGTTCCTCCTAAAGTCGCTGATCCCGGCATTCTGCGTCCTCCTCATCGTGCAGTCGCTGGCCGCGATCGCGCGTGATATCGCGCGACTGCGGGGAGAAGGGAAATGAGCCACAACCTCGACCTTCTCATGTTCGTCGCGCTGATCGGATGCATTCTGATCGGCTTTCCCGTCGCGTTCTCGATCGCTGGCGTGGCGGTGATATTCGCGGTTCTCGGCTGGCTGACCGGGGCGATGGACATTTCGCTCCTCGGTGCGCTCGGGCAACGTGTTTTCGGGCTTTTGACCAACGACGTGCTGATCGCGATACCGCTCTTCGTCATGATGGGAGTGGTGCTCGAAAAGAGCCGGATCGCGGAAGATCTGCTGGAGACCATGGGGCGGCTCTGCGGCGGCCTCAGGGGTGGTCTCGGTGTCGCCGTGGTGCTGGTCGGGGCTCTGCTCGCGGCCTCGACGGGTATCGTCGGGGCGACCGTGATCGCGATGGGTCTCATTGCGCTGCCGACGATGCTGCGTAGCGGCTACAACCCCCGCCTTGCCGCTGGCATCGTCTGCACCTCGGGCACGCTCGGTCAGATCATTCCACCCTCGACGCTCCTCATCATCCTCTCCGACGTGATGTCGAATGCCTATCAGCAGGCGCAGTTCAGGGAGGGGAAATTTTCCGTCGACACGATCTCGGTGGGGCAAATCTTCGCCGGCGCGCTCCTTCCTGGACTGACGCTGGTGGTGATCTACATCATCTACGTGCTCGGGCGGGCGTGGCTGCTGGTCGGCGATGCTCCGGCGGTGCGGGGCGATGGCGAAACGGTCCGGGCGCGGACGGTCGTGCGGGCGGTGGTGCCGCCCATCCTGCTCATCGTGGCGGTGCTTGGTGCGATCCTCGGCGGCATCGCGACGCCGAGCGAGGCGGCAGCGGTCGGCGCGGTCGGTGCGATCCTCATGGCGGGCCAGCGCCAGGGGGCATCGAACAGGCTCATCCTGGCGGGTGCCGCCGCGCTTTTCCTGCTCGCGGTGGCGGCGGGGGCGGCGCCGGTTCGGCTGCAGCGCAGTGACGTGATGGCGCTCGACTGGGTGCAGGGCGGATTCTATGTGCTTCTTGCCATGGTCGGCGTCGCGGCGGTCGCGGCGAGTCTGCTGCGCGCGCGGGCGACGGGGATCCTCCGGCCAGCCGTGGTTCAGACCATGACCGTTACCTCGATGATCTTTGCAACCATCCTGACCGCGAGCATGTTCTCACTGGTGTTCGTCGGCCTCGGGGGGGAAGACCGCGTCGCGGAGATCCTGACGGCGATGCCCGGCGGGGCGGACGGGGCGCTGCTCTTTTCGATGGCGTTCATATTCATCCTCGGCTTCTTCCTCGACTTCGTCGAGATCACCGTCATCCTCTTGCCGCTGCTGGCGCCCGCGCTCATCCTGATGGGGCACGATCCGGTCTGGCTTTCGATCCTCATCGCGATCAACCTGCAGACGTCGTTCCTGACGCCGCCGTTCGGGTTTTCGCTGTTCTATCTGCGCGGTGCGGCGCCGCCCGAAGTCACGACCGGGCACATCTATGCGGGGGTGGCGCCGTTCATTTGCCTCCAGATCGTCGGCATGGGCATGATCTGGATGGTGCCCGCGCTCGCGACGTGGCTGCCAGCGGTGCTCTATTGAGCCGCGCCGGGGGCCGGCCGGGGGGACGCGCCCAGCCGGCGGGCCTCAGGGCTGGGTGACGCCGAAGTCAGCGGGAAGGGCGGCGATCGCCTCGACGAGCCGTCGAGGATCGAAGGTGCCGTCGCCGGGCCCGCCATCGAGACCGGCGGCGACGAGCGCCCGGGCAATCGCCTTGCGGGTCTCCTCGCCCCACTCGGAAAAGCCGCGTTCCACCATTTCGCGCGTGTCCTCGCTCGCATCCCGGCGGGCGCCGGCAAGGAGGAAATGCGCGACCCTGTCGGCATCGATGGAACCGCCCGGTGCGGTCTCGATGAGGTAGGCTGCCCCGAGCGGGGCGCGTGGGTGGCCGGCAGCACTCGCGGCCTCGTACCAGCGAACCGCTTCGGGGATGGAAACCGGAATGCCGTACCCCTCCTCGTGGACGATTGCGAGATGGTACATGGCGCCGGCGTGGCCTTTGGCGGCGGCGGCGGCAAAGAGTTCACGAGCCCGCCCATAGTCCTCGGAAACGCCCGTGCCGTTGATGTGCAAGGCGCCGAGGTTGTTCATGGCATTGGCATCGCCGAGGCGGGCGGCCTCGCCATAGAGGCGGGCGGCTTCCTTGGCGTCGGTGGGGATGCCAAAACCCTTCTCGTGCATCAGGCCGAGGTTGCCCATGGCAAGGGCGTCGCCCCGACCGGCGGCGCGCTCGAGCCAATGGAGGGCCTTGGCGTGGTCAACGGGAACGCCGGTGCCGTGCAGGAAGATGTTGCCGAGACCGGTCATGGATGGAGTGAAATCGGCGGCGGCGGCCTTTTCGAACCAGCGCCGTGCCGTTTCGGTGTCGCGCGGCCCACCTCTCCCGTCGCGCAGCATGATGGCGAGGTTGTTCATCGCCCCGAGGTGGCCGCGCTCGGCGGCCGTCCCGTAGGCGCCGCGCGCGCGCTCATGCTCGCCGGCCCGGTAGAGGGCGCGGCCGAGCTGGAAATGGAGGCGGGGCAGGTCCGGTTTGGCCCAGACCGCGTTCTCGCATGCGACGACGGCGCGGGCCGCGTCGATCTCCTCGAACGGCACGCCGCGTCCGATGCGCGTCGGATCCTCGGGGCTGGCGGCGAGGAAATCGCAGGCGACTTCCTCGACGGCCCCGGCCGGGGAGGCAAACGCCAGCGCTCCGGCCGCCAAGGCAACCGTCAGCCGGACGCGCCTGTCACGCGGGATCGCGACGAGCAAGCTCAGTTGCAGCCCTCGAGATTGAGGCTGATCCAGCCACGGCCGCAATGGTTGCTGTGGAACCAGCCCTGGATGTTGTCGTTGGCATCGCTCACGAGGGCGCCGTTGACGGCGGTGCGGGTCGGCGGGCTCGTATAACGGAATTCGCATTCGCCGGTCGCGGCATAGCACTGGAAGAACCAGGTGCGCCCGTCACTGCGGAACGAGAGGACGCCGTCGTTGTTGCGCGTCGCGTAGATATTGTACTGGGCGCGGCATTCGCTGCCGCGCGGGTTCTCGTAGCCGCGTCCACCCCGGAAACCGCACGTGCCCTGGGCGTATGCCGTAATGCTCGTGGCCAGTACTCCCAGCGTCGCCAGGCCAATGATCTTCAGTGCGCGAGTGTTCATCGTTGCTCCAGTGGAAACCGCCGCGCGATGCGACGTGGGTAGGTGGCGCGATCTGTCGCAAGTCTAGCTCGCTTGTTGGCGCCACGTCCACTCATCAGCCTTAAGATGATTGCCAGCGGTTAGCGGCGGGGGCCGAACTTCGTCAGCTCCACTTCCAGAAATCGCGGCCCTGTTTGCGGTAGGCCTTGGCGAAGATCATCTTGTGGACCTCGTCGGCGCCGTCCAGGATGCGCGCCTGTCGCTGATAGCGGTAGATCCATTCGAGGATCGTGTCCTTGGAGTAGCCGCGCGCACCGTTGAGCTGGATGGCGGTGTCGACCGCCTTGTGCAGCAGCGAAGCGCAGAACACCTTGGCCATGGAGACGTGCTTCATGGCCGCCTTGCCGCCGTGCGTGTCGATCATCCAGGCGGCGTGCATGACCAAGAGGCGCCCGATCTGGATGTCCTTGGCGACGTCGCCCATCATCATCTGCACGCTCTCCTTGTCGGCCAGTGCGGAACCGAAAGCGTGGCGCTTTTCGATGTACTCCTGGGCGATCGCCATGGAGCGGGCGCAGAGCCCCATCCAGCGCATGCAGTGGGTGAGGCGGGCCGGCACGAGGCGCGCCTGGGCGACGCGCATGCCGTCGCCGACGCCCATGAGGAGGTTTTCGTGCGGCACCTCGACGCCGGTGAAGCGCATTTCGCAGTGCCCGCCGTGCTCTTCCGGGCCCATGATCGGGACCTTGCGTACGATCTCGACGCCGGGCGCATCGCGCGGAACGATGAAGGCGGAGAGTTCGCGGCGCGGCTCGTTCGACGTGCGCACGATGGCGATGAAGAAATCCGCCCAGCCGGCTCCGGTGATGAACCACTTGTGGCCGTTGATGATCCAGGTGCCGTTGCCCTTGGGTTCGGCGTGCGAGAGCATCATCGTCGGGTCCGAGCCGCCGCCGGGGTGCGGCTCCGTCATGGCGATGGCGCCACGCTTTCCCTCGGCCACCATCGGGCGCAGCCACTTTTCCTTCTGCGCCTCGGTGCCGATGTCGTAGAGCACGCGCATGTTGCCGTCGTCGGGTGCCGCACAGTTGAAGCAGGCGGGCCCGAAGATCGAATAATTCGCCTCCTCGTACATCACTGCCTGGCCGACCATGGGAAGGCCCATGCCGCCGTAGGCCTTCGGAACTTGTGGGCACCAGAGGCCGGCGGCCCGCACCTTTTCGCGCACCGCCTCGAGACGCGCGCGGGTGAGGTTCTCGAACTCGTCGTAGCTGTCAGGGTCCGCCTCGAGCGGCAGGATGTGTTCGGCAACGAAGGCCCGCGTGCGCTGGCGCACGTCCTCGATCTCGGGGCTGAGCGTGAAGTCGATCATGTCGTGCCTCCTCGTCGGCGTGGCTTGGTACGGCGCCCGTCGAGCGCCCGGAGCAACTGGCGGCGGCTCAGCGCCCGACCAGCGCCCGGAAGGACGGGCGGGCTTCGGTGTCCGGGTCGAGCACATCGCGCACCATGTCGACGAAGCGCATCGAGTGGCTCGTCGACTGCCCATCGTCGCTGATCGCGCCACTCGTCTCGATGATGCGGGGGGCGGTGACGATGAAGGTCAGCCGGTGGTCGCGGAAAATGAGCTCGGCGAGGCCGGCGAGCGCGCGGCGATCGGCATCGAGGATCTCCGCGATATCGGCCGGATCGAGCCTCGGGGCGGACAGGCCGAGCCGTGTACGCATCTGATCGAGGAGCGCCTCGGTCAGGAGCGGTGTCGGGTCCGGCACACGGCTGAGATCGAAGCCGATGCGGGTGGTGCCGCCCGGCAGGTCCTCGACGATGAAAGCCTCGCCGGACAAGGCCGCGGCCATTTGCAGGTACTGGCCTTCGCGGAAGGTCAGCTCGAAGCGGCAGATCAGACCGTCGGGCGTGCGCAATTGGCTGGCCGTGAAGGCGACGCCAGGCGGCAGGGACGAACTGGCGCCCTCGTTGGCGATCTCGCAGAGCCCGCGATCGAGGTCCAGAC
This window encodes:
- a CDS encoding urocanate hydratase, which codes for ETFAEAGRQHYGGDLTGRWILTAGLGGMGGAQPLAAVMAGACCLAVECDTTRIDFRLRTRYLDERAETLDEALEKIARWTAAGEAKSVGLLGNAADIFPELVARGVRPDIVTDQTSAHDPVNGYLPKGWSVAEWRARRESDPKSVEKAARASMKEHVAAMVEFWDRGVPTLDYGNNIRQVAKDEGLENAFAFPGFVPAYIRPLFCRGIGPFRWCALSGDPEDIYRTDAKVKEMIPDDAHLHKWLDMARERISFQGLPARICWVGLGQRHRLGLAFNEMVRNGELSAPVVIGRDHLDSGSVASPNRETEAMRDGSDAVSDWPLLNALLNCASGATWVSLHHGGGVGMGFSQHAGMVIVCDGTEAADRRLERVLWNDPASGVMRHADAGYEIAIDCAREHGLRLPSILGS
- a CDS encoding flavin reductase family protein, with amino-acid sequence MHYAPGREACPLAFSPFKSCTVPRPIGWLSSVGRDGIANLAPYSQWQNLTFDPPMVMFAANQYPDGRRKDTVVNAEETGWFVWNMATWALREAVNISAMALAPDVDEFERAGVTKAPAVDAPCPMVAESPCHFECRYLSTHRLAGESAAGWVDVVFARVERIHVDDGYVRPDGKLDIARLKPIARMGYYDYACISETFEMRIPGASGIELDGLEGKS
- a CDS encoding ABC transporter substrate-binding protein, whose translation is MKRREFLKVAAAGAAATATGTLAAPAIAQDKRQWKMVTAWPKNLPGPGVAAQMLADRITALSGGRIEVKLFAAGELVPGPGVFDAVSEGTAELYHAVPAYWGSKSKGILLFGSQPFGLRADEQFGWLAHGGGQELYDEMYARFGLKPFLCGNSGPQWAGWFRKEINSIDDLKGLKFRTTGLASEMCARIGMAVQAMGGRDMFQAMQSGALDAGEFIGPWSDSALGFHQIAKNYYWPGVGEPSSAEECAVNVKAYEGLPDDLKAAVRLACESLYNPVWTEYTTKHALALQKLVAEQGVVVKKLPDDVVVALGNAAGEVIAGLRQDSDELVRRIVESFLAYRTSVAGYMTYADNGQMNARALNYKY
- a CDS encoding TRAP transporter small permease subunit — protein: MERIADWLDCVNRTIGGIVCWAALLMVLLQFSIVLLRYVFGLSAIWLNESVLYLHGALFMLGAGYTLLVNEHVRVDIFYAKASRTRKAAIDVAGHLLLLLPSMAMLLAWTWPSVRNSWSILEGPISVGGIPASFLLKSLIPAFCVLLIVQSLAAIARDIARLRGEGK
- a CDS encoding TRAP transporter large permease subunit — its product is MSHNLDLLMFVALIGCILIGFPVAFSIAGVAVIFAVLGWLTGAMDISLLGALGQRVFGLLTNDVLIAIPLFVMMGVVLEKSRIAEDLLETMGRLCGGLRGGLGVAVVLVGALLAASTGIVGATVIAMGLIALPTMLRSGYNPRLAAGIVCTSGTLGQIIPPSTLLIILSDVMSNAYQQAQFREGKFSVDTISVGQIFAGALLPGLTLVVIYIIYVLGRAWLLVGDAPAVRGDGETVRARTVVRAVVPPILLIVAVLGAILGGIATPSEAAAVGAVGAILMAGQRQGASNRLILAGAAALFLLAVAAGAAPVRLQRSDVMALDWVQGGFYVLLAMVGVAAVAASLLRARATGILRPAVVQTMTVTSMIFATILTASMFSLVFVGLGGEDRVAEILTAMPGGADGALLFSMAFIFILGFFLDFVEITVILLPLLAPALILMGHDPVWLSILIAINLQTSFLTPPFGFSLFYLRGAAPPEVTTGHIYAGVAPFICLQIVGMGMIWMVPALATWLPAVLY
- a CDS encoding acyl-CoA dehydrogenase, whose product is MDFTLSPEIEDVRQRTRAFVAEHILPLEADPDSYDEFENLTRARLEAVREKVRAAGLWCPQVPKAYGGMGLPMVGQAVMYEEANYSIFGPACFNCAAPDDGNMRVLYDIGTEAQKEKWLRPMVAEGKRGAIAMTEPHPGGGSDPTMMLSHAEPKGNGTWIINGHKWFITGAGWADFFIAIVRTSNEPRRELSAFIVPRDAPGVEIVRKVPIMGPEEHGGHCEMRFTGVEVPHENLLMGVGDGMRVAQARLVPARLTHCMRWMGLCARSMAIAQEYIEKRHAFGSALADKESVQMMMGDVAKDIQIGRLLVMHAAWMIDTHGGKAAMKHVSMAKVFCASLLHKAVDTAIQLNGARGYSKDTILEWIYRYQRQARILDGADEVHKMIFAKAYRKQGRDFWKWS